The Aneurinibacillus uraniidurans genome segment GCAATATATCTTCTTCATCATCAATTAACAAAATTTTTTTCATCGAAATGTCCGGCATCGCCAACATGTTGTCACCTCATTCTGTCCATACAGAGTATAAAGTCCTCTGATATTATAGCATGTATTGGAAAATCGCTAACTTAAGTCCTCCTTAAATTTCGAGTCCCTCCTCATCAAGGCAAAAAAAACACCCTCCCCATAAAGAGACGATGTTTACCCTGCGTACGAGTTCCAGGTTTAGTTCTTAATTTGACAGCACGAGCATATACCGTATACTTCCATGCGATGTGTTTCTATTTGAAATCCTGTACTAATAGCTGCCTGCTCTTCTACCTCATACAAAGACGGATAATGAAAGTCTTCGACTGACCCACATTTAACACAAACTGCATGATAGTGTTCAAGCATATTGGCATCAAATCTACTTGAATTATCTCCATAAGTAAGTTCACGAACGAGGCCAGCTTCCTTAAATGTACGTAAGTTATTATATACTGTTGCAATACTCATGTTTGGGAACTTTCCCTCTAGCGATTTATATATTTCATCAACTGTGGGATGAGACATTGTTTCCAGCAAATATGTTAAAATTGCATGACGTTGCGGAGTCATCCGCACCCCGGCATCCCTAAGCTTTGTGAGTGCCTCTTGCAAAGCGGTAGCGGACATAGTCAGTACCTCTTTCCGAACCAAGAATGATTCTCGTTTTAAATAATTTATTAATTAGTCTACGACTCAAAATCATAAATTGTCAACTAAAAAGAAAACATCAAAAAACGTCAGAAAAAAAATTCTGACGCTTACCTTCAATATTATATAGAATTATGTATGGTGCGGTCGGCGAGACTCGAACTCGCACGATCAGAGATCACTACCCCCTCAAGATAGCGTGTCTGCCAATTCCACCACGACCGCAACTATATTATGGCGGGCCTACTAGGATTCGAACCTAGGCACCTGGTACCGGAAACCAGCGCTCTATCCCCTGAGCTATAGGCCCTTGTTATGGCTCCGCAGGCCGGACTCGAACCAGCGACCGATCGGTTAACAGCCGATTGCTCTACCGACTGAGCTACTGCGGACCAACAGGATGTTGGTCGTTCTTCGTTGCGCACAAGACCTGCGCGGTTTTAGAAGAACTTCCTTTGTGTAAGGCTGATACTTCATTATAGAAGTAAAACTTACACCCTGAAAACTGAATCGAAACGTTTTTGTAAGCTTATTATTGGTTAAGCCCTCGACCGATTAGTATTCGTCAGCTCCGTACATTGCTGCACTTCCACCTCGAACCTATCTACCTCATCATCTATAAGGGGTCTTACCAGCTTATGCTGTGGGAAATCTCATCTTGAGGGGGGCTTCACGCTTAGATGCTTTCAGCGCTTATCCCGTCCGCACATAGCTACCCAGCTGTGCTCCTGGCGGAACAACTGGTGCACCAGCGGTGCGTCCATCCCGGTCCTCTCGTACTAAGGACAGCTCCTCTCAAATTTCCTGCGCCCACGACAGATAGGGACCGAACTGTCTCACGACGTTCTGAACCCAGCTCGCGTACCGCTTTAATGGGCGAACAGCCCAACCCTTGGAACCTACTTCAGCTCCAGGATGCGATGAGCCGACATCGAGGTGCCAAACCTCCCCGTCGATGTGGACTCTTGGGGGAGATAAGCCTGTTATCCCCAGGGTAGCTTTTATCCGTTGAGCGATGGCCCTTCCATGCGGAACCACCGGATCACTAAGCCCGACTTTCGTCCCTGCTCGACTTGTAGGTCTCGCAGTCAAGCTCCCTTGTGCCTTTACACTCTGCGAATGATTTCCAACCATTCTGAGGGAACCTTTGGGCGCCTCCGTTACCTTTTAGGAGGCGACCGCCCCAGTCAAACTGCCCGCCTGACACGGTCCTTCATCCCGGTAAGGGATGCAAGTGAGAAGGCCAGCATTGTCAGGGTGGTATCCCAAGGACGCCTCCCCCGAACCTGACGGTCCGGATTCAACGGCTCCCACCTATCCTGTACAAACAATACCAGCATTCAATATCAGGCTGCAGTAAAGCTCCATGGGGTCTTTCCGTCTTGTCGCGGGTAACCTGCATCTTCACAGGTAGTATGATTTCACCGAGTCTCTTGCCGAGACAGTGCCCAAGTCGTTACGCCTTTCGTGCGGGTCGGAACTTACCCGACAAGGAATTTCGCTACCTTAGGACCGTTATAGTTACGGCCGCCGTTTACTGGGGCTTCGGTTCAAAGCTTCGCCTTGCGGCTAACCTTTCCCCTTAACCTTCCAGCACCGGGCAGGCGTCAGCCCCTATACTTCGCCTTGCGGCTTCGCAGAGACCTGTGTTTTTGCTAAACAGTCGCTTGGGCCTTTTCACTGCGGCCCCCTCGCGCTTTGACACGCTACCGGGGCACCCCTTCTCCCGAAGTTACGGGGTCATTTTGCCGAGTTCCTTAGCAAGAGTTTTCTCGCGCGCCTTAGGATTCTCTCCTCGCCTACCTGTGTCGGTTTGCGGTACGGGTACCTCACTCCTCGCTAGAGGCTTTTCTTGGCAGTGTGAGATCAGGGACTTCGCTACTTTAATTCGCTCGCCATCACAGCCTGGCGTTACAGTGTACGGATTTGCCTATACACACGCCTCACTGCTTGGACAGACATAACCAGCAGTCTGCTCACCCTACCCTCCTGCGTCCCCCCGTTGCTCAAACGGAGTGGAGGTAGTACAGGAATTTCAACCTGTTGTCCATCGCCTACGCTTTTCAGCCTCGGCTTAGGTCCCGACTAACCCTGAGAGGACGAGCCTTCCTCAGGAACCCTTAGGCTTTCGGCGGAAAGGATTCTCACCTTTCTTTTCGCTACTTACACCGGCATTCTCACTTCCTACCGCTCCACCAGTCCTTCCGGTCTGACTTCACCGCTGTAGGAACGCTCCCCTACCACTGCACCATACGGTGCAATCCACAGCTTCGGTACTACGCTTAGCCCCGTTACATTTTCCGCGCAGAGTCACTCGACCAGTGAGCTATTACGCACTCTTTAAATGGTGGCTGCTTCTAAGCCAACATCCTGGTTGTCTGGGCAACTCCACATCGTTTCCCACTTAGCGTAGATTTAGGGACCTTAGCTGGTGATCTGGGCTGTTTCCCTTTTGACTACGGATCTTAGCACTCGCAGTCTGACTCCCGGACCGTCTGTATCTGGCATTCGGAGTTTGACTGAATTTGGTACCCCGCGAGGGGCCCGCGTCCAATCAGTGCTCTACCTCCAGTACAGGCATCCGAGGCTAGCCCTAAAGCTATTTCGGGGAGAACCAGCTATCTCCGAGTTCGATTGGAATTTCTCCGCTACCCACACCTCATCCCCGCACTTTTCAACGTGCGTGGGTTCGGGCCTCCAGTGCGTGTTACCGCACCTTCACCCTGGACATGGGTAGATCACACGGTTTCGGGTCTACGACCACGTACTCATTCGCCCTATTCAGACTCGCTTTCGCTACGGCTCCGGCCTATCCGCCTTAACCTCGCACGTAATCGTAACTCGCCGGTTCATTCTACAAAAGGCACGCCGTCACACATTAATTGTGCTCCGACTAGTTGTAGGCACACGGTTTCAGGTTCTCTTTCACTCCCCTCCCGGGGTGCTTTTCACCTTTCCCTCACGGTACTGGTTCACTATCGGTCGCTAGGGAGTATTTAGCCTTGGGAGATGGTCCTCCCGGATTCAGACGGGGTTTCACGTGTCCCGCCCTACTCAGGGTACGTCTCGGAGAGACAGTCATTTCGACTACAGGGTTGTTACCTTCTCTGACGGGCCTTTCCAGACCGCTTCATCTATGACTGTCTTTTGTAACTCCATGTGAGACGCCCTACAACCCCAGAAGGCGAACCTTCTGGTTTGGGCTACTCCGCGTTCGCTCGCCGCTACTGACGGAATCACTATTGTTTTCTCTTCCTCAGGGTACTTAGATGTTTCAGTTCCCCTGGTATGCCTCTCCCTGTCCTATGGATTCAGACAGGAGTACTACCCCATTACGAGTAGTGGGTTTCCCCATTCGGACATCTTCGGATCAAAGCTCGCTTACAGCTCCCCGAAGCATTTCGTCGTTCGCCACGTCCTTCATCGGCTCCTAGCGCCAAGGCATCCACCGTGCGCCCTTTGTAGCTTAACCAAAATTGGTTTCACCTTAAAGGTCTTACATTTGGATATAAATCCTTAGCTTACGTTTGTTTCGATTCAGTTTTCAAGGTGCGTTCTTATTCATCAGAATGAATGCATTTTTTGCGCCAGCCTTTTTGCGAAGCAAAACCAGCCAGCAAAAAATTGTATTCATTCAAGCCCGGCGACGTCCTACTCTCCCAGGGAGTTGCCCCCCAAGTACCATCGGCGCTAAAAGACTTAACTTCTGTGTTCGGGATGGGAACAGGTGTGACCCTTTTGCCATCGTCACCGGACATGGTGGAGGTAAGCGGGATCGAACCGCTGACCTCCTGCTTGCAAGGCAGGCGCTCTCCCAGCTGAGCTATACCCCCACATCTCATGTATAACATATGAAGTTTCCAAGTTGTTGTTCCTGGAAAACTGAACAGTGAAATCTCGACATGTGCAAAGTCTCCATAGAAAGGAGGTGATCCATCCGCACCTTCCGGTACGGATACCTTGTTACGACTTCACCCCAATCATCTACCCCACCTTCGGCGGCTGGCTCCTTGCGGTTACCTCACCGACTTCGGGTGTTGCAAACTCTCGTGGTGTGACGGGCGGTGTGTACAAGACCCGGGAACGTATTCACCGCGGCATGCTGATCCGCGATTACTAGCGATTCCGGCTTCATGCAGGCGAGTTGCAGCCTGCAATCCGAACTGAGAATGGTTTTCAGGGATTTGCTCACTCTCGCGAGTTGGCGGCCCGTTGTTCCATCCATTGTAGCACGTGTGTAGCCCAGGACATAAGGGGCATGATGATTTGACGTCATCCCCACCTTCCTCCGTCTTGTCGACGGCAGTCTCCCTAGAGTGCCCAACTAAATGCTGGCAACTAAGGACAAGGGTTGCGCTCGTTGCGGGACTTAACCCAACATCTCACGACACGAGCTGACGACAACCATGCACCACCTGTCACCTCTGCCCCGAAGGGAGCCTCTATCTCTAGAGATTTCAGAGGGATGTCAAGCCCTGGTAAGGTTCTTCGCGTTGCTTCGAATTAAACCACATGCTCCACCGCTTGTGCGGGTCCCCGTCAATTCCTTTGAGTTTCAGCCTTGCGGCCGTACTCCCCAGGCGGAGTGCTTATTGCGTTAGCTGCGGCACTGAGGATTGGAGTCCCCAACACCTAGCACTCATCGTTTACGGCGTGGACTACCAGGGTATCTAATCCTGTTTGCTCCCCACGCTTTCGCGCCTCAGCGTCAGTTACAGGCCAGAGAGCCGCCTTCGCCACGGGTGTTCCTCCACATCTCTACGCATTTCACCGCTACACGTGGAATTCCGCTCTCCTCTCCTGCACTCAAGTCTCCCAGTTTTAGGTGGCCCTCCACGGTTGAGCCGTGGGCTTTCACACCTAACTTAGAAAACCGCCTGCGCGCGCTTTACGCCCAATAATTCCGGACAACGCTTGCCCCCTACGTATTACCGCGGCTGCTGGCACGTAGTTAGCCGGGGCTTTCTCGTAAGGTACCGTCAGACCGGGAGGTCATCCCGGCGGTTCGTCCCTTACAACAGAACTTTACGATCCGAAAACCTTCTTCGTTCACGCGGCGTTGCTCCGTCAGACTTTCGTCCATTGCGGAAGATTCCCTACTGCTGCCTCCCGTAGGAGTCTGGGCCGTGTCTCAGTCCCAGTGTGGCCGATCACCCTCTCAGGTCGGCTACGCATCGTCGCCTTGGTAGGCCTCTACCCCACCAACTAGCTAATGCGCCGCAGGCCCATCCGACAGTGACTCATGGTCTTTCCCAACAAGGAGATGCCTCCTTGCTGCGTATCAGGTATTAGCACCGGTTTCCCGGAGTTATCCCTGTCTGTCGGGCAGGTTGCCTACGTGTTACTCACCCGTCCGCCGCTAACATCAGGAGTGCAAGCACTCCATCCGTCCGCTCGACTTGCATGTATTAGGCACGCCGCCAGCGTTCGTCCTGAGCCAGGATCAAACTCTCCAATAAAGTTGAAAAGATGATTCGCTGAGCTCGAAAGCTAGCTTAAAAATTAAATCGAAATTGATTGAACTCGCACACTCGAGTTTCACTGTTCAGTTTTCAAGGAACTTCGTTGTCATCCGCTTCATCTCAGCGGCGACTTTTATAATATATCACATAGAAAATAGGTGTGCAACTCTTTTTTTATTTTAAATTTATCTCTTTCTTACTCTTAATATTGAAAAAAGCTTACCCTCATTCCATTAAGGAATCAGAAAGTAAGCCTCTTAAAATAACTACTTCGCTTCTATTCGTTCTCTTGATGCAAAGTAGGCTCAACCGTTCCTTGCTTTTGATTTACATAACGGGCTGCTACAAACAAAAAGTCTGACAATCGGTTTAAATAGCGAATAACGATAGGGTTCACCTCTCCACTTGCCTGCACTAAAATCGCCTGTCTCTCCGCTCGGCGTGCCACCGTGCGAGCCAGATGAAAAGCTGCACCGGCAGGAGAACCTCCCGGAAGCACAAAATTCGTCAGTGGGGGTAACATCGCATCCCATTCATCAATTGTTTGCTCCAAAAAGGCTACATCACTCTCTTCAATTTTCCAGCCCACATCTTTCCCCGGGGGTGTAGCTAACTCCGCTCCAATATGGAACAGTTTTGTCTGAACTACATGAAAAACGTGATGAAACATTGCCCACTCCTCATCCCGTGGTACATACGACAACCCAAGGCCGATTGCAGAGTTTGCTTCATCACATGTTCCGTATGCCTCTACTCGCACATCTGTTTTCGGCACTCGAACTCCATATACAAGACTTGTTTCACCTTTATCGCCTGACTTCGTATAGATTTTCATACTAGCCCCCCTTATATGTAAAGAGTGTACGTATATTCAAAGAAAACTGCTCCAAAAATCTAAAAATCAGTAACCACGGCTTGCTTCAACCACATTCATCATCCCCTCTTGTTCCCCTTTATCCCAGAGAGCAAGATTATGATGTAAAATCTCTAACGCTCGTTCCATATACTTAGGGGAACGACCCGATACATGAGGGGTAACAATGCAGTTATCCAACTTCCAGAACGGAGAATCGACCGGTAGTGGTTCCTGCGAAAATACATCCAGTACCGCTAATGACAACCTATCGGCCTTAAGATGCTCCACAAGGGCCACCTCATCAATAACCGGCCCTCGCGCAATGTTAATTAGAACCGCAGACTCTTTCATCTGTTCCAGTTCCGCACGACCAATCAAATGATACGTCTCTTCCGTCAGCGGAACAACGACCACCACGTAGTCACATTGAGGCAGAACAAGCGAAAACTCAGACTGACGATACATCTGATCGCAATGTTCATTTGGTTTTCCGCTCCGGGTTACGCCAAGTACCTTCATGCCAAATACCTGCGCACGACGAGCAATCTCTTCTCCAATCGCTCCAACCCCGATAATACCAAGCGTCTTTCCATATAACTCCTCAACACGCAAGCTTCGATCCCAATCTGATGCCTGCTGCTTGACATACAATTCGTTCATCTTTCGTGTAGCCTGAAGCATAACTCCAATTGTATATTCCGCCATCGGAATTTTGTGAATGCCACTCGCATTTGTTACTTTTACCCCGCGCACTGCAAGCTCTGTAAGCGGCATCATATCGACCCCGGCACTAAGTACTTGAATCCAACGTAGCGAAGACATTGACGCAACTCGTTCTGGCGTTAGATCCTCCCCATACGTTATAAGCAACTCAGCGTCCTTGATCTCATCCCCAGCTTCCTCTATAGAAGAAAAAAAGAAAAACTGCTGATTCGCATATGTTGTTTGCAACCGCTCTTGATGGCGGATACTCATTTTCGCTGTTGAAACTACTTTCATGCCAGTCTCCCTCTCTTCTAGGACAGATGTTCCGCAACGAATGCCAGTGCTGCCTCCACATGACCATCGACTTTAACTTTTCGATATTCTTTAGCAAGCTTTCCGTCTTTATCAATAACAAAGGTCGAACGCTCAATGCCCATGTATTCTTTGCCAAAGTTCTTCTTTAATTTATATACGCCATACTGCTTGCACACATCCGCTTCCGTATCGCTCAGCAGCAGAAAAGGCAGACTATACTTATTAATAAATTTCTCGTGAGAAACAAGACTGTCCGTACTAATTCCTAAAATCACCGTGTTTTTTGCCGTAAATTCTTCGATTTTATCGCGGAAGTCACATGACTCACGCGTGCATCCTGGTGTATTATCCTTCGGGTAAAAATACAAAATAACATTTTTACCTACAAAATCACGCAGTGATACATGCTCCCCATTACTTGCTGGCAGCGTAAAATCCGGTGCTGCCTGTCCAACTACAAACTCAGCCATTCATTCGTCCTCCTCTATTTACATGTATGTAACCCTTCTCATCTTTCATCTTATCAACTTTTCTCAATAAAACAAAGCAAGGAGCCGGTTCAACTACGAACCAGCTCCTCGATATTGCTTTACCCCATAATTCCAAATGGTGATCCCGATCATAAAAAACACAACACCCATGACCGGCGTCAGCATCACGTACGTATAATATTCTTCTCGCTTCAAGAAATATGCCGCTGGATACACACCAACAAATGCAAATGGTAAAATCCAGGTCAGCAAGATGCGAATCGCCTTATTGTAAATATTAACCGGATACCGGCCGTAATTCTGTATGTTCCAGATCATCGGCGATATCCCTGTTTTAGAATCCGAGAAGAAGCCAATCGCTGCAATCCCTGTATAAACTCCCCCATACACAAGCGCACCGGAAGCAACTAACAACAAGAACATCAACGGATCGTACCAGGCAATGTCGAGTCCCATATCCGCACCCGCATACACCATGATGACAATGCCCGTCACTGCCCCGACAAGCGACTGCGGGTCCATCGTTTCAAGCATAACTTGAAACAAATTGTGAGCAGGCCGTGTCAGAACTCGGTCCATCTCCCCACGAATAATGTATCTCTCCTGAAACTCCCACAGGTTGAAAAACGTCGTAAATACAGCATACGGAACCAGAAAGAAACCATAAATAAAAATAATTTCATCGCGCGTCCAACCTTTGAGCACATTCGTATGCTGGAACACAACAAGAATAAAAACCAGATTCGTTGCCTGAAACACAAAATCGGATACGATTCCGTTCACAAAATCCATTCGGTATGCCAGGCGCATCTTGAAATACTGCTTCAAATAATCCCAGAACAGCGATAAATAAAACATGAACAGCTCTCCTTTCGTTTATCATTGTTATGCTTTCTTTTCTCGAAGTCAACATGCGAAACCCCGGTCTACTGTAGCAGACCGGGGTTTCGCATGTTTATTTGATCCCAAGTTTTTCAAGAAGTGGTTTCGTGGCAAACGGCTGAATATCCGACGTATAAATTCGCCATTCATTTGTTGTCGGATCTTTTTTCAGCATGGCTACCCCTTTAAAGTTCCCAACAGCCTTCCACTGATCTCCATCTTTTTTAGCCGTAAGTGTATATTCAACACCACCCACTTCTACAAGTGCAATCCGATTCCATTTACCAAGCACTTTTTCTGTTAGTTGCCCCGTTCTAGTAATGCTCAGCTCATATCCTTGTTCTCTTGCCTTACGCAGCAAAAGAACTTCTACATTTTGGAGCGCCTTATAGTAGCCTGCATACCGTGCGTCAACAATCTCTTTCAGGCGATTTGTGTCCACAGCAAGCAGCGCACGACTTTGTTCCTCCTCAATCGTCCTAATAAGATCAAGAAGTGCCTTATCTGTCGGTACCGCATTTTCTTCTAAATACAGAGCATTGTATAGCATCGTCATCGCTTCGGCGCGTGTGGCATATTCAAATGGCTTGAATACATTCCCGTTATAACCACTAATAATTCCTACTCGACTCGCCTTGTCAACCTCCCGATTTGCCCAGTATGTGCTTCCTACATCTTTAAAGTGCTTAGTCGTCCCTTCATCAAACGCAATCGTATACGCAAACGCCCGTACAATCAAAGCTGCAATCTCGCCACGCGTAATATACCGCTCCGGTCCAAACGATGATTTCGTAGTCCCGCTTACAATTCCAAGTGAACTCGCAATTGTAACGGAATTATAGTACCAGTCACCCGAGTCAACATCTGAAAAGTTTTTCGCTTCATGATCGGGGGACTTTTTTAACCCAAGCGTCTTTACGAGCAGTTCCACAAACTCAGCTCTCGTAATTTTGCGGTCCGGTCGAACGGTTACGGTGCCACTAGCATCTGTGTAACCATTTACATATCCGGCATGCATCATATCGTATATTTTGTTGCGTGCCCAATGCTTTGCAATATCTTCTGGAAGATAGCTATCTAGCACCTGCAATTCTTTTATTTCATGCTTTGGGGCCGCAGATGCAGGAATTGTTACACCTGCTCCAAGTACTGCACCTATAGTCAGCATCATCCCCCATTTTTTCACAGCCCGTTGTATGTCCATATTTCCATTGTTCCTTTCTTGAAATCCTAGCGCCTGCACGCATCATTTGTAAGAAATAATATATATATCCTACAATATCCATAGTTATAAAGGCGGTATGTACAAGTAACCTTATGCTATGCTCTATTGTAAAAGATACTCGAATATGGAACTATGGTTATATTTTAGTAATAAAATTTGATTTTTTTTAAAGTATAGGATCATTTAACCACCTTAACTAAACGAAGGGGTGTCTAGGCAATCATTTCATAAATGCCAATTAAAAATAATAAAACACCACCTATGATCCCTGAGTATTTCCCAAACCATGTACGTGCCATTACATACCCCACTTTAGAGCCGAAACCGATAAAAGCAAGAGAAAACAGGCCCGCAAACATGGTTGTAAGTAACGGAGATACACTAGTCGCACCTGCACCGATCCCAACTGCTAGATTGTTCATTGCCAGTGCTATACCTAATGCGACTGATTCCTTCACTGAAATGATATTGTTTTTATCAACATCAGCAGCGTACGGATTCCGAATCGGATCACTCGATGTCTCATGATTTAAAACTGGGATCTCCGTCCCCCACTTGCGCCAACTATCTACAATTGTCCAAAGACCAATTCCGGAAATTAACACCGCCCCCAGAACATTAGCCACAAGCCCTGACATATAGAAAGCAACAATCTCCCCAATTGTCATAGACAAATACGTTCCTACCATTGTAATTAAAGCAATAATTACATTCGACATAGTGGGTATCCTTGTAGAACGAACTCCAAAAGCGATGCCAATTGCCAGATTATCTAGGTTAGATGCAAATGCAATCGTTAACACTGAAAGCCAATGCATAAAGCCCCTCCCTTTCCGCTTACTAAACGTTCGCCTATCTAACAATATGTAATAATTCGAAAATCAGTGCCGACAGCACATTAAATTTAGTGGAAGAGTACACAGTTAGACAATAAAAACAACCGACCTGTCTCCAGGTCGGTTGTTTTTATTTGCCCCTGTGTTTTTCTTTCGCTTTTTGTACTCTGATCGCACGCTTTTTTTCTTTTATTTCTTCCCGTTTCAAGCGTGATGCGTGCTTACATTCTTTCTTACGATGATCTAGTTCAAGTTTCAACGCTTCCTGTGCTTTTGACGAAATCCCCTTATTCTGCATCTCTCTGGCAACGAGCCTTGCCATTCGTTTCGGATTTATACGTCGTTCCGTCTTTTTCTGCACTTCTGCGGTCCGAACTACTTGATCTAGTAATGACAACATTTTATGATTCACAAACTCTGCTACTTCAGCATCGTTTGGCTCTGAGCCAAATACATACTGAAACGCCTTTATTTTTCCATCACTACATTCTAATCAGGAAGTGGGAGAAAACTTTATTTTCGTTTAGTAGATTTTTTTTCTTCTTTTTCCTTTGTTTGCTTTAAAGTTTTTTTGTCTATATTATTCTCGATTTTTTTAATTGCATTTTCATTTTTTGTTCCATTTTGAAGGGCATTTTCTAATCCTTTTTTCTTTGCTTCTTGTGAATGTACATCCCCGATTTGCAATTCTTTAACAACCCCGTCTTTAACAATAACTTCTACATTTTTCCCTGTTAGCGAACCAACTGGTAACTCAATCGTTTTTTCTCCTGTTTGAATCACAATTTTTGTTCCATCAAAAGAAACGATTTTCCCTTGATATTTTTTTTCTACCGTTTGTGTAGTAGATAAAGGAGATGTCTGGGTATCCTTCGTGACAGTTGTTTGCTCAGTATTTTGTACCACTCCATCTGCATAAACCGCTGTACTAAAGAGCAAAGACATGGCCATAACGCTTGATGCCACCACTTTTTTCATATTCTTTCTCCCCCTTGTAACTAAACTTTATGTACCCTATACCTATCTTCGGTTTTTTTATAGAAAAATGTATGTATATTCACAAAACTACAAATGCAATGATTGCATTTCTTCTATACCCCGTTTGAGTCGTTTCCTCATTAACGTTACATCTTCCTTACTGTCCTTCCTGGACAAAAATAAAGGGACAGCTTAGCTGCCCCACCCGAAATTTCTTCTTATCATGTATATCTCCTGTCACCTATTGTCCACACTGACGACAACGGAGGTAATTCATATGAAGGAAATTCATTTTTTTCTATTATTGCTATTGGCCAGCCTTATCCTAGTTGCTTTCGCTTCTACAAGAGAACCAATAGCTATGACTGATATAAAGTCGTCTGATAGCTATCAATCAGCGAATCAGGTTACTGGTGCCGATACAGTTATTGTACATCTGCCGTAGATTCCAAAATAAAAGCCGATTAATCCACATTGTTTGGGCACAGACAACCTTATCCATCTTTTTTCATATCAGGCCACAGTTCATACTTAGGACGTGATAACTTTTACTTTGCAAAAGTGACTGTGTCTTCAATTTTTA includes the following:
- a CDS encoding Fur family transcriptional regulator produces the protein MSATALQEALTKLRDAGVRMTPQRHAILTYLLETMSHPTVDEIYKSLEGKFPNMSIATVYNNLRTFKEAGLVRELTYGDNSSRFDANMLEHYHAVCVKCGSVEDFHYPSLYEVEEQAAISTGFQIETHRMEVYGICSCCQIKN
- a CDS encoding cob(I)yrinic acid a,c-diamide adenosyltransferase, coding for MKIYTKSGDKGETSLVYGVRVPKTDVRVEAYGTCDEANSAIGLGLSYVPRDEEWAMFHHVFHVVQTKLFHIGAELATPPGKDVGWKIEESDVAFLEQTIDEWDAMLPPLTNFVLPGGSPAGAAFHLARTVARRAERQAILVQASGEVNPIVIRYLNRLSDFLFVAARYVNQKQGTVEPTLHQENE
- a CDS encoding D-2-hydroxyacid dehydrogenase, whose product is MKVVSTAKMSIRHQERLQTTYANQQFFFFSSIEEAGDEIKDAELLITYGEDLTPERVASMSSLRWIQVLSAGVDMMPLTELAVRGVKVTNASGIHKIPMAEYTIGVMLQATRKMNELYVKQQASDWDRSLRVEELYGKTLGIIGVGAIGEEIARRAQVFGMKVLGVTRSGKPNEHCDQMYRQSEFSLVLPQCDYVVVVVPLTEETYHLIGRAELEQMKESAVLINIARGPVIDEVALVEHLKADRLSLAVLDVFSQEPLPVDSPFWKLDNCIVTPHVSGRSPKYMERALEILHHNLALWDKGEQEGMMNVVEASRGY
- the bcp gene encoding thioredoxin-dependent thiol peroxidase, which encodes MAEFVVGQAAPDFTLPASNGEHVSLRDFVGKNVILYFYPKDNTPGCTRESCDFRDKIEEFTAKNTVILGISTDSLVSHEKFINKYSLPFLLLSDTEADVCKQYGVYKLKKNFGKEYMGIERSTFVIDKDGKLAKEYRKVKVDGHVEAALAFVAEHLS
- a CDS encoding ABC transporter permease; protein product: MFYLSLFWDYLKQYFKMRLAYRMDFVNGIVSDFVFQATNLVFILVVFQHTNVLKGWTRDEIIFIYGFFLVPYAVFTTFFNLWEFQERYIIRGEMDRVLTRPAHNLFQVMLETMDPQSLVGAVTGIVIMVYAGADMGLDIAWYDPLMFLLLVASGALVYGGVYTGIAAIGFFSDSKTGISPMIWNIQNYGRYPVNIYNKAIRILLTWILPFAFVGVYPAAYFLKREEYYTYVMLTPVMGVVFFMIGITIWNYGVKQYRGAGS
- a CDS encoding S-layer homology domain-containing protein, whose amino-acid sequence is MDIQRAVKKWGMMLTIGAVLGAGVTIPASAAPKHEIKELQVLDSYLPEDIAKHWARNKIYDMMHAGYVNGYTDASGTVTVRPDRKITRAEFVELLVKTLGLKKSPDHEAKNFSDVDSGDWYYNSVTIASSLGIVSGTTKSSFGPERYITRGEIAALIVRAFAYTIAFDEGTTKHFKDVGSTYWANREVDKASRVGIISGYNGNVFKPFEYATRAEAMTMLYNALYLEENAVPTDKALLDLIRTIEEEQSRALLAVDTNRLKEIVDARYAGYYKALQNVEVLLLRKAREQGYELSITRTGQLTEKVLGKWNRIALVEVGGVEYTLTAKKDGDQWKAVGNFKGVAMLKKDPTTNEWRIYTSDIQPFATKPLLEKLGIK
- the ytaF gene encoding sporulation membrane protein YtaF, which translates into the protein MHWLSVLTIAFASNLDNLAIGIAFGVRSTRIPTMSNVIIALITMVGTYLSMTIGEIVAFYMSGLVANVLGAVLISGIGLWTIVDSWRKWGTEIPVLNHETSSDPIRNPYAADVDKNNIISVKESVALGIALAMNNLAVGIGAGATSVSPLLTTMFAGLFSLAFIGFGSKVGYVMARTWFGKYSGIIGGVLLFLIGIYEMIA
- a CDS encoding YjdF family protein; protein product: MKAFQYVFGSEPNDAEVAEFVNHKMLSLLDQVVRTAEVQKKTERRINPKRMARLVAREMQNKGISSKAQEALKLELDHRKKECKHASRLKREEIKEKKRAIRVQKAKEKHRGK